From Chiloscyllium punctatum isolate Juve2018m chromosome 36, sChiPun1.3, whole genome shotgun sequence, the proteins below share one genomic window:
- the LOC140460979 gene encoding uncharacterized protein, which yields MGKPWKCGDCGKGFPSPSVLEIHRRVHTGEKPFICSVCGKGFANSSNLQAHQWVHTGEKPFTCLVCGKGFTHSSALLTHQRVHTGERPFGCSDCGKAFRRVSNLRKHERVHTGERPFICPECGKGFSDSSSLLNHQRIHTGERPFTCSVCGKGFNHMSNLRHHKRIHTGERPFTCPECGKGFTNSSNLLTHQRIHTGERPFTCSKCRKGFTCSSYLQRHQRVHVPSQRN from the coding sequence ATGGGGAAAccatggaaatgtggggactgtgggaaaggattcccttccccctCAGTGCTGGAAATTCACAGACGtgttcacaccggggagaagccgttcatctgctcagtgtgtgggaagggattcgcAAATTCTTCCAACCTGCAGgcgcaccagtgggtccacacgggAGAGAAGCCGTTCACGTGCTTGGTGTGCGGGAAGGGGTTCACGCATTCAtctgcactgctgacccaccagcgggtccacactggggagaggccattcggtTGCTCAGACTGCGGGAAGGCTTTCCGTCGTGTGAGCAACTTGAGGAAGCAcgagcgggtccacacgggggagaggccgttcatctgccccgagtgtgggaagggattcagtgattcttcCAGCCTGCTGaaccaccagcggatccacacaggggaaagaccattcacctgctctgtgtgcgGGAAAGGATTCAATCATATGAGCAATTTGCGGCATCATAAGCggatccacacaggggagaggccattcacctgccccgagtgtgggaagggatttaccAATTCTTCCaatctgctgacccaccagcggatccacactggggagaggccattcacctgctccaagtgcaggaagggcttcacctgctcctcctaCCTCCAGAGACATCAACGAGTTCACGTGCCATCACAGAGAAATTGA